In Saccharolobus solfataricus, a genomic segment contains:
- a CDS encoding CRISPR-associated protein DxTHG, with protein sequence MLSQNRLLFYIAGDVSGYNVVKYIYGEKSDYSFFTAHFFYKILSPIKVISLLPDIW encoded by the coding sequence ATGTTATCGCAAAATAGGTTACTATTTTACATTGCTGGGGACGTATCGGGATATAACGTAGTTAAATACATTTACGGAGAGAAAAGTGACTATTCGTTCTTCACAGCCCATTTCTTTTACAAGATATTATCTCCCATTAAAGTAATTTCATTATTACCAGATATCTGGTAA
- a CDS encoding ISH3-like element ISC1439A family transposase: MQTIQVSKTELKSLAITLATNNINVISQDLDPEIVKAAPSLLTGNRGKYYLKVVRRGEKVISKGQRTFKFYPIYREVKGEINVVAVDETGLTVGEKEQEKAEGFLLYNWKRKGVKMRSLDLVYPLRLPLLVEVADLRSDSPSQFLLRSVREVSQYMEIDYVVADAGFLNLGVIKEMPVKTIVRGKSNLKGFKELSNVPLVEKRYEVKDKVYVAYRVLEFEGLYYYDVVYVKGKPRHFMFVTNFEGDPYELAELYRLRWQVEEGFKVRKARIRYVRKLSNKIFLFLYYTVLDSAWNLVNHLLFNFKSTCKKVLSFDSFVKLL; the protein is encoded by the coding sequence ATGCAAACCATACAAGTATCCAAAACGGAGCTGAAGTCCCTCGCTATAACTTTAGCAACAAACAATATTAACGTTATCTCTCAAGATCTAGACCCGGAAATAGTGAAAGCAGCACCATCCTTGCTAACCGGAAACAGAGGAAAATACTACTTGAAGGTAGTAAGACGAGGCGAGAAAGTAATTAGTAAAGGTCAGAGAACCTTCAAGTTCTACCCAATCTACAGAGAAGTAAAGGGAGAGATCAACGTAGTCGCTGTAGATGAGACCGGATTAACCGTGGGAGAAAAGGAACAAGAAAAAGCAGAGGGCTTTCTACTCTACAACTGGAAGAGAAAAGGAGTAAAGATGAGATCCTTGGACCTCGTATATCCCTTAAGGTTACCCCTCCTAGTGGAGGTAGCAGATTTGAGAAGCGACAGTCCATCACAGTTCCTACTCAGGAGCGTGAGGGAAGTAAGCCAATACATGGAAATAGATTACGTTGTAGCTGACGCCGGATTCTTGAACCTAGGGGTCATCAAGGAAATGCCCGTGAAGACCATTGTGAGAGGAAAGTCGAACTTGAAGGGATTCAAGGAACTATCTAACGTTCCATTAGTTGAGAAGAGATATGAGGTTAAGGACAAGGTTTACGTTGCGTATAGGGTCTTGGAATTTGAAGGGCTTTATTATTACGATGTGGTTTACGTTAAGGGGAAGCCGAGGCACTTTATGTTCGTGACGAACTTCGAGGGAGATCCCTATGAACTGGCTGAACTCTATAGGTTGAGGTGGCAGGTTGAGGAGGGTTTCAAGGTTAGGAAGGCAAGGATAAGGTATGTTAGGAAGTTGAGTAATAAGATCTTCTTGTTCCTCTATTACACGGTTCTGGATTCTGCGTGGAATCTAGTGAATCATCTTCTCTTTAACTTCAAGTCCACGTGTAAGAAGGTTTTGTCCTTCGATTCATTCGTCAAGCTTCTCTAA
- a CDS encoding PIN domain-containing protein, with protein MHGNADVKFGNESVFDLARGSSTNDELLNICMIRSGFKKFEEEKEIQNTDGFFIADTSVYIKLGNRLGYLTKDRLLASKSVYNELSERTKLTQMGKEIIVFYLGMYSYRHLHKSPPVSEYNKSGDIPLIEETRKIKENIPEKVTLITADRQLKQRARTLGVNVIFLNTLKSDSGNMSELLLCASNRREYMEKYDYARRDLTITINDKEVIKIESDPTKEGFSRIKTLNKEFNYAKLIEKLYEMI; from the coding sequence ATGCACGGAAATGCAGATGTTAAATTCGGTAATGAAAGTGTATTTGATTTGGCAAGGGGCAGTAGTACAAATGACGAACTTTTAAACATTTGTATGATTAGGTCTGGGTTTAAAAAGTTTGAAGAAGAGAAAGAGATACAAAATACTGATGGTTTTTTCATAGCTGATACTAGCGTTTACATCAAATTGGGTAATAGACTAGGTTATCTTACAAAGGATAGGCTATTGGCTTCTAAAAGTGTGTACAACGAGTTGTCGGAGAGGACTAAATTAACGCAAATGGGAAAAGAAATAATAGTCTTCTATTTGGGAATGTACTCTTACAGACATTTACATAAAAGTCCTCCGGTAAGTGAGTATAATAAGAGTGGCGATATTCCTTTAATTGAAGAAACTAGAAAGATTAAGGAAAACATACCTGAAAAGGTTACGTTAATTACTGCTGATAGGCAACTGAAACAGAGAGCTAGAACGCTTGGTGTTAACGTCATTTTTCTTAATACCTTGAAGAGTGATTCGGGAAATATGAGTGAATTACTATTATGTGCTAGTAATAGGCGGGAGTATATGGAAAAATACGATTATGCAAGAAGGGACTTAACTATAACTATTAATGATAAAGAAGTAATCAAAATTGAGTCTGATCCAACCAAGGAAGGGTTTTCAAGAATAAAGACGTTAAATAAGGAATTTAACTATGCGAAATTAATAGAGAAACTTTATGAAATGATTTAG
- a CDS encoding ATP-binding protein gives MEENIWWRGKDYIEEDEDIKKWNSAKFKWIPKEINKISLQPFSLNFIVGPRQVGKTTLIKLLIKKLLESNHNPLSIFYCSCDLVSDYEELLKRTRDYLKIRKQEGIKSSFIFLDEVTFVKEWYRAVKHLIDTGELTSDVVTVSGSSSLTILKQKESFPGRRGNGTDVILYPLSFSGYINVINPKIEVRPGWYSEIEELFESYLKVGGLPPSINGLSPLKTYTEWIIYEINRVGRDEMLAKQILSAVLSTTPSKVSYNSIAKEIGVNHRTVAEYIKLFNDMFLTLTLHFIDVNTGYYNYRKQIKIHFVDPLFYDVMSTWTGVKRPDDPIIVEGIVASHLSRIYSIGYTEVGKEEIDVVTLPEVIGYEVKYRERTKQVKVIAGKMKKVITLSKHGENDTFPVHLFLAELNI, from the coding sequence ATGGAAGAAAACATTTGGTGGAGAGGGAAGGACTATATAGAGGAAGATGAAGATATTAAGAAGTGGAACTCTGCTAAATTTAAGTGGATTCCAAAGGAAATAAACAAGATCTCTCTTCAACCCTTCTCCTTGAACTTTATCGTAGGCCCTAGACAAGTTGGAAAGACCACTCTGATAAAACTCCTAATTAAGAAGCTACTTGAGTCGAATCACAACCCCTTATCAATATTCTACTGTAGTTGCGACCTCGTGTCCGATTACGAAGAACTATTGAAAAGGACAAGGGACTATCTAAAAATTAGGAAGCAGGAGGGCATTAAATCCTCATTCATTTTCCTTGATGAGGTCACTTTTGTTAAGGAGTGGTATAGAGCAGTAAAGCACTTAATTGATACCGGTGAACTAACAAGCGATGTAGTTACGGTTTCAGGTTCAAGTTCATTAACGATTCTAAAGCAGAAAGAGAGTTTTCCCGGTAGGAGGGGAAATGGAACTGATGTAATCTTGTACCCTCTCAGCTTCTCTGGTTATATTAACGTAATTAATCCGAAAATTGAAGTCAGACCAGGTTGGTATAGTGAAATTGAAGAACTCTTTGAGAGTTATCTAAAGGTAGGAGGACTACCCCCGTCGATTAACGGTCTGTCTCCACTGAAAACATATACAGAGTGGATCATTTATGAGATAAATAGGGTAGGAAGAGATGAGATGCTCGCTAAGCAGATACTTTCCGCAGTCCTCTCAACGACACCTAGTAAGGTGAGCTATAACTCAATTGCCAAAGAGATAGGAGTAAATCACAGAACTGTTGCGGAGTATATTAAGCTCTTTAATGATATGTTTTTGACCTTAACACTTCACTTCATAGATGTTAATACCGGTTACTATAACTACAGAAAGCAGATTAAGATACACTTTGTAGACCCGCTGTTTTATGACGTAATGTCTACATGGACTGGAGTCAAGAGACCAGATGATCCAATAATCGTAGAGGGGATAGTTGCATCGCATCTCTCGAGAATTTACAGCATAGGTTATACTGAGGTGGGGAAGGAGGAGATAGACGTCGTAACACTGCCAGAAGTTATCGGCTACGAAGTAAAATACAGAGAGAGGACAAAACAGGTAAAAGTTATTGCTGGAAAGATGAAGAAAGTGATCACATTATCAAAGCACGGAGAAAACGACACATTCCCGGTTCATTTATTCCTCGCCGAGTTAAATATATGA
- a CDS encoding S9 family peptidase, with amino-acid sequence MKYEDLFKIKPVLDYDVYNGKIATIIRDEKPVLYVNKEKVQLEGYAKEVDWINRNKMFITVDPNGSEIRKIYLYDNGKIEKIIDNEFDNLSPRETNEGILVISNYDKKTLHLYLYNEGKYIKLSKGEGPVNNYCFNGKYIVYSTGIYDNNIHVMDLSGNEINVINIPNSEQELANENCFTSPSSFIFLSNHEDLSKVYEFNILKGEIRKIRESDYEIFEAIPYKGSIAYVEDRHGNFVLIHEKEIVNEGFTYSLKVDGDYIYFVNSKHDRSADLYRYGKKVERLTDSMNDAKGNFIKPKVVSYDSNGLRIYALLYEKGGEDKGIVYIHGGPDWECVNSFNPEIQFFMERGFKVICPNYRGSIGYGRRFNHLNDKDPGGGELLDVINSVKVLGVKKIAITGASYGGYLTMMATTKFSDLWCSAVAVVPFVNWFTEKKLEREILQLYDEIKVGNDENLLRDRSPIFFIDRIKTSLLLLAGENDPRCPAEETLQVVEELRKLGREVKYKIYKDEGHGFAKIENYVDSIKEAVEFITSHC; translated from the coding sequence ATGAAATATGAAGATTTATTTAAGATAAAACCTGTACTCGATTACGACGTATATAACGGAAAAATAGCAACAATTATAAGAGATGAAAAACCCGTCCTTTACGTCAACAAGGAAAAAGTCCAACTCGAAGGATATGCCAAAGAAGTAGACTGGATAAATAGAAACAAAATGTTTATCACAGTAGACCCTAACGGTAGTGAAATTAGGAAAATTTACCTTTACGATAACGGGAAGATAGAGAAAATTATTGATAATGAGTTTGATAATTTATCTCCTCGCGAGACAAACGAAGGGATTCTAGTAATCTCAAACTATGATAAAAAGACATTACATCTTTACCTCTACAATGAAGGAAAATATATTAAGCTAAGCAAGGGTGAAGGACCGGTAAACAATTACTGTTTTAATGGCAAATACATAGTTTACTCGACTGGGATTTATGATAATAACATTCACGTGATGGATCTCAGTGGTAATGAAATTAATGTAATTAATATCCCAAACTCAGAGCAAGAGCTTGCAAATGAGAATTGTTTTACTTCTCCTTCATCATTCATCTTTCTCTCAAATCACGAGGATTTATCTAAGGTTTATGAGTTTAATATTTTAAAGGGAGAGATCAGAAAAATAAGGGAAAGCGATTACGAAATCTTTGAGGCTATTCCATATAAGGGTTCTATCGCTTATGTTGAGGATAGACACGGCAACTTTGTCTTAATTCACGAAAAAGAGATAGTTAATGAAGGCTTTACCTACTCCTTAAAGGTTGATGGAGATTATATTTATTTTGTAAACTCTAAACATGATAGATCAGCAGACCTATACAGATATGGGAAAAAGGTAGAGAGGTTAACTGACTCAATGAACGATGCTAAAGGGAATTTCATAAAACCTAAGGTTGTCTCTTACGACTCCAATGGGTTGAGGATTTACGCCTTACTCTATGAAAAAGGTGGTGAGGATAAGGGTATAGTTTATATTCACGGAGGTCCAGATTGGGAATGCGTAAACTCATTCAACCCAGAAATTCAGTTCTTTATGGAGAGAGGATTTAAGGTTATTTGTCCCAATTACAGAGGATCTATAGGTTATGGAAGGAGGTTTAACCATTTGAACGATAAAGACCCAGGAGGAGGTGAGTTGTTAGATGTTATAAATTCAGTGAAGGTCTTAGGAGTTAAAAAGATTGCAATAACTGGTGCAAGTTATGGTGGCTATTTGACCATGATGGCTACTACTAAGTTCTCGGACCTTTGGTGTTCGGCTGTGGCTGTAGTACCTTTTGTTAATTGGTTTACCGAAAAGAAGCTTGAAAGGGAAATACTTCAACTATATGACGAAATAAAGGTTGGTAATGATGAAAATTTATTGAGGGATAGATCACCTATATTCTTTATTGATAGGATAAAAACTTCATTGCTTCTCTTAGCTGGTGAAAATGACCCAAGATGTCCAGCTGAGGAAACTTTGCAAGTAGTTGAAGAACTTAGAAAGTTGGGTAGAGAAGTGAAATATAAGATATACAAAGATGAGGGACACGGATTTGCAAAAATAGAAAACTATGTTGACTCGATAAAAGAGGCTGTGGAGTTTATTACTAGTCACTGCTGA
- a CDS encoding IS5-like element ISC1234 family transposase, which translates to MGVEGSTMARTLRHIPNLMYYPLPPIEDMPWREKWLTEIKPVLDAMDLERVLGEGALVYLKLLIVMVLYSCSYRDAVKMVNVNVVVAWFVGRKVGKSTLHDFVGRLYGVRKKLLEISFKLEEKCLPSYLPASAHLVDFMAWLVDSFLLDLPPGKRSVETFREKAELERREGNLERARKLLSLGRTKRRFEGRWTKKRGVSHYGLKAIAVISVSLFVRSITVKPANFSDKRFKSPLKGIKIADRGFSPSPTQLIAREKPFTTLRAHVEFFGTYLNAFWRPYGTTTWRNDVFLHVLGVIYNIKMFLAIQRRTPPGRRAVQL; encoded by the coding sequence ATGGGAGTAGAGGGTAGTACCATGGCAAGAACATTAAGACACATACCAAACCTGATGTACTACCCTCTTCCCCCAATAGAGGATATGCCGTGGAGGGAAAAATGGTTAACGGAGATCAAGCCCGTGCTGGACGCCATGGATTTGGAGAGGGTTCTGGGCGAGGGCGCGCTGGTTTACTTGAAGTTGTTAATCGTCATGGTGCTCTACTCTTGCTCCTATAGGGACGCGGTGAAAATGGTTAACGTGAACGTGGTCGTGGCCTGGTTCGTGGGGAGGAAGGTGGGGAAGAGCACGCTGCACGACTTCGTGGGCAGGTTGTACGGGGTGAGGAAGAAGTTGTTGGAGATTTCCTTCAAGCTTGAGGAGAAGTGCCTACCCAGTTACCTCCCTGCGAGCGCGCATCTCGTGGACTTCATGGCGTGGCTAGTGGACTCCTTCCTACTGGACTTACCTCCTGGGAAGAGGAGCGTGGAGACCTTTCGGGAGAAGGCGGAGCTGGAGAGGAGGGAAGGTAACCTGGAGAGGGCCAGGAAGCTGCTCTCCCTGGGGAGAACCAAGAGGAGGTTCGAGGGAAGGTGGACCAAGAAGAGAGGGGTCTCGCACTACGGGCTCAAGGCCATAGCCGTGATCTCCGTCTCCCTCTTCGTGAGGTCCATCACGGTGAAGCCGGCCAACTTCTCGGACAAGAGGTTCAAGTCACCGCTCAAGGGGATTAAGATCGCGGACAGGGGATTCTCTCCCTCCCCGACACAGCTCATAGCGCGGGAGAAGCCCTTCACTACCCTGAGGGCCCACGTGGAGTTCTTCGGCACCTACCTGAACGCGTTCTGGAGGCCCTACGGGACCACGACCTGGAGGAACGACGTCTTCCTTCACGTCCTGGGAGTGATCTACAACATCAAGATGTTCCTCGCGATCCAACGGAGGACTCCTCCAGGACGTAGAGCCGTTCAGCTCTGA
- the cas6 gene encoding CRISPR-associated endoribonuclease Cas6, producing the protein MIVAEIFVKPESDAIIPFSSKVGKSLLLDPKNVSISPLKYKGKYLIKYGSVLTFLEVIGGNVYSFEVGGDERNVYSALINLGDKSLLFNTYWKVVDVEVHEVEVSSIPKNFGVDILTPALIVSPYVKEKRKVFTNKSEYVFFNNIIDATGFNRGDVKLSEVISRFAQLLWEEPSIIGYANVRYGDKLVIGMIGKLRYSVKGEDEVLIKVLEDAIVRGIGSSRRNGFGVVRIKGVEASWLR; encoded by the coding sequence ATGATAGTTGCGGAAATTTTCGTTAAACCTGAGAGCGACGCTATCATACCGTTTAGTAGTAAAGTGGGGAAGAGTTTGCTTTTGGATCCTAAGAACGTTTCAATATCTCCTCTAAAATACAAGGGCAAATACTTGATAAAGTACGGATCAGTTTTAACTTTTCTGGAGGTTATTGGGGGTAATGTTTACTCTTTTGAGGTAGGTGGGGATGAGAGGAATGTGTACTCTGCTCTAATTAATTTGGGTGATAAGAGTTTATTATTCAATACTTATTGGAAAGTTGTCGACGTTGAGGTTCATGAAGTTGAGGTTAGTTCGATACCGAAGAACTTTGGGGTTGATATTTTAACACCGGCTTTGATAGTCTCTCCCTATGTGAAGGAAAAGAGGAAGGTGTTCACTAATAAGTCTGAGTACGTTTTCTTCAATAACATTATTGACGCTACCGGGTTCAATAGAGGTGATGTAAAGTTAAGTGAGGTGATTTCTCGTTTTGCTCAATTACTTTGGGAGGAACCGTCAATTATAGGATATGCTAATGTGAGGTATGGTGATAAGTTGGTTATTGGGATGATCGGTAAATTGAGGTACTCGGTTAAGGGGGAGGATGAAGTTTTAATTAAGGTATTGGAGGACGCAATTGTGAGGGGTATTGGTTCGTCCAGAAGGAATGGGTTTGGTGTTGTAAGAATTAAGGGGGTGGAGGCAAGCTGGTTACGATAA
- a CDS encoding helix-turn-helix transcriptional regulator: MVYLNYEIENYTRNVKRVIVCGDVKGFRLRVNRVEVIDNCLSLDVEGIAESIARRIGNSKDSYVVLLNGNSNKFAAAMFYLFSIICKRVKFVIYDRERVELDGDVFRKVEIDDKMITVLGEIMNGRYKIEEIEKDTGISKATISRVRRKLEEMGLVKKVDGGKYCISERGKIVVYDGGFFRNVKKGGRYYESKTLYTERV, from the coding sequence TTGGTTTACCTTAATTATGAAATAGAGAATTATACGAGGAACGTTAAAAGGGTTATTGTCTGCGGAGACGTTAAGGGATTTAGGTTGAGGGTTAATAGGGTTGAGGTAATTGATAATTGTTTGTCTCTAGATGTTGAGGGAATAGCTGAGAGTATTGCTAGGAGGATTGGAAATAGTAAGGATAGTTATGTTGTTTTGCTTAATGGGAATTCCAATAAGTTCGCTGCAGCTATGTTTTACTTGTTTTCCATTATTTGCAAAAGGGTGAAGTTTGTAATCTACGATAGGGAAAGGGTTGAACTGGATGGAGATGTTTTTAGAAAGGTTGAGATTGACGATAAAATGATTACTGTACTGGGGGAGATAATGAATGGACGTTATAAGATAGAGGAGATTGAGAAGGATACTGGGATTAGTAAGGCTACAATTTCGAGGGTTAGAAGGAAGTTGGAGGAGATGGGGTTGGTTAAAAAGGTTGATGGTGGGAAATATTGTATTAGTGAAAGGGGAAAGATAGTTGTTTACGATGGAGGATTTTTCAGAAATGTGAAAAAGGGAGGAAGGTATTATGAGAGTAAAACATTATATACAGAGAGAGTTTAA
- the csx7 gene encoding type III CRISPR-associated RAMP protein Csx7 codes for MDLDVITTVVKIEGKLRNETLLRVGKGKTQDFAEATDNPIIKYRDRPLIPGSSLKGAFRSLVESYTKSLNDSKYYVCDLDDNSCVSCEEKKKDNGIVEGRYCIPCILFGFKDLASRVYILDAIAEKYSISQRTMVAINRVFGGQMPGHLYTLDYVDPGSEFSFMMMIYNLNLIEGEKDWKAKSVEALKFLLATLVREGIFVGARKSVGYGLIKLVDAKVSLYKAPDHLVSPVIVKKLEEVIGTNG; via the coding sequence ATGGATCTTGATGTTATAACGACTGTTGTGAAAATTGAGGGTAAGTTGCGTAATGAAACTCTCTTAAGAGTAGGTAAGGGTAAGACTCAAGATTTCGCTGAGGCTACTGATAATCCAATAATTAAATATAGGGATAGACCTTTAATACCCGGTTCTAGTTTGAAGGGGGCATTCAGGAGTTTAGTAGAGTCCTACACCAAGTCATTAAACGACAGTAAATATTACGTGTGTGATTTGGACGATAATAGTTGCGTTAGCTGTGAGGAGAAAAAGAAGGATAATGGGATTGTAGAGGGGAGATATTGTATTCCTTGTATATTATTTGGCTTTAAGGATTTGGCTTCCAGGGTTTATATTTTAGACGCTATTGCTGAGAAGTACTCAATTTCCCAGAGAACGATGGTTGCGATTAATAGGGTTTTCGGCGGACAAATGCCTGGCCATTTGTATACTTTGGATTACGTAGACCCTGGTAGTGAATTTAGTTTTATGATGATGATTTATAATCTTAACTTGATCGAGGGGGAGAAGGATTGGAAGGCGAAGTCTGTTGAAGCCTTGAAGTTCCTTTTAGCGACACTGGTTAGAGAGGGGATTTTCGTAGGAGCTAGGAAGAGTGTTGGTTATGGTTTAATTAAGTTAGTTGACGCTAAGGTGAGTTTATATAAGGCACCAGATCACCTAGTTTCTCCAGTTATTGTGAAGAAATTGGAAGAGGTGATTGGTACTAATGGTTAA
- the csx7 gene encoding type III CRISPR-associated RAMP protein Csx7, with amino-acid sequence MVNYTFIDKRVIKRTTMIEGDVETVSPLKIGGGKDNFDPSSLAKDSILKDVEGRPIIPGSSWKGIFRSTGERILRLRNIEVCSGIGKDYCLNNNRKERDFNSALKENVDQALEIFWDYTCLNCKVFGTMSVIGAVRFLDSLPISYSLNTRSMIAISRTEGAVARRALVTVEYVDVGSKFSFKMMGYNLPNYAIGYLITIMKNIHDGFTQVGGHKSRGFGFVKFGKVKFTDLGEKRIGDEDIQVKDVGDLVEGNGDEFFGRMKPFMEAFNNAKIPYPKK; translated from the coding sequence ATGGTTAACTATACATTTATTGATAAGAGAGTGATAAAGAGGACTACTATGATTGAGGGAGATGTGGAAACGGTATCTCCATTAAAGATTGGTGGGGGAAAGGATAATTTCGATCCATCTTCCCTGGCTAAAGATTCCATCCTAAAGGATGTTGAAGGTAGACCGATAATTCCAGGATCATCATGGAAGGGGATATTTAGATCTACTGGTGAAAGAATTTTAAGGTTAAGAAATATAGAAGTTTGTAGCGGTATAGGAAAGGATTACTGTTTGAATAATAATCGAAAAGAAAGGGACTTCAATAGTGCGTTGAAGGAAAACGTTGATCAAGCATTAGAGATATTTTGGGATTATACTTGTTTGAACTGTAAAGTTTTCGGAACGATGAGTGTTATAGGTGCTGTGAGATTTCTAGATTCACTTCCCATTAGTTACTCATTGAACACTAGATCGATGATAGCGATAAGTAGGACGGAGGGAGCTGTAGCTAGGAGGGCCTTAGTAACTGTTGAATACGTTGATGTAGGGTCTAAATTTAGTTTTAAGATGATGGGGTACAATTTGCCTAATTACGCTATTGGTTACTTAATTACGATAATGAAGAATATTCATGATGGCTTTACACAAGTCGGAGGGCATAAGAGTAGGGGGTTCGGTTTTGTGAAGTTCGGTAAGGTTAAGTTTACCGATCTTGGAGAAAAGAGGATTGGTGATGAGGATATTCAAGTTAAGGATGTAGGTGATTTAGTGGAAGGAAATGGAGATGAGTTTTTCGGGAGAATGAAACCTTTTATGGAGGCTTTCAATAATGCAAAGATCCCCTATCCGAAGAAGTAA
- a CDS encoding RAMP superfamily CRISPR-associated protein — MQRSPIRRSNYTPRNEKGLEGVIELQLNVVSDYLHVGSGKYDVEVMRSVSDVKRLVEDYLSGGNKRIPNNVDQYFSMVAFLMVRNKDNVVIPGSTIKGMVRSRLELSVPGSCYIVTGHSTSSSAVYKRIFNPDPNRGSDRFDVNKFPQVCPVCDLLGNMGLASRVSLSDFVMTSGKVDYVNVKGRDYEVVTKGSIFAGKVLYKSLKPVEIGMLLYGFGFVKDCNGSKVMLLGRFKFSDKRFGRVKFSLKTPIADCNKLVSDFVKQFNPRYINEEW; from the coding sequence ATGCAAAGATCCCCTATCCGAAGAAGTAACTATACTCCTAGAAATGAAAAGGGATTAGAAGGGGTTATAGAGTTACAGCTAAATGTAGTTTCCGATTACTTACACGTAGGTTCTGGGAAGTATGATGTGGAGGTAATGCGTAGCGTTAGTGACGTTAAACGATTGGTTGAGGATTATTTAAGCGGAGGTAATAAAAGAATCCCTAATAATGTTGATCAGTATTTCTCAATGGTAGCTTTTCTAATGGTTAGAAATAAGGATAATGTTGTTATTCCCGGGTCAACTATTAAGGGAATGGTTAGGAGTAGGTTGGAGTTATCTGTACCGGGTTCATGTTATATAGTTACTGGGCATTCTACTTCATCTTCTGCAGTTTATAAGAGGATTTTCAATCCTGATCCAAATAGGGGTAGTGATAGGTTTGACGTTAATAAATTTCCACAAGTTTGTCCAGTTTGCGATTTATTAGGCAATATGGGATTAGCTAGTAGGGTATCGTTAAGTGATTTCGTAATGACGTCTGGTAAGGTAGATTACGTAAACGTTAAAGGAAGGGATTATGAAGTTGTTACTAAGGGTTCGATTTTCGCTGGAAAGGTTTTGTATAAGTCTCTGAAGCCTGTTGAAATTGGGATGTTATTATATGGTTTTGGTTTCGTTAAGGATTGTAATGGGTCTAAGGTTATGCTATTGGGTAGGTTTAAGTTTTCTGATAAGAGGTTTGGAAGGGTTAAATTTAGTTTGAAGACTCCTATAGCAGATTGTAATAAACTTGTTTCTGATTTTGTTAAACAATTTAATCCTAGATATATTAATGAGGAGTGGTAG